The Rubripirellula reticaptiva DNA window TGCGGGAAGTGTCGGTAAAACTGGGCAGCTATCAGGATCCAAATGTCACTCGCCAGGTGGTGCTGAAGATCGAGTTCGACGGCAAGGAAACGGTTTGGTGTCCGATTGGAGATTTCTTCGGTTCGGGTATCGGTTTGAATCCGGTGCAAGGTTGGTCTAGCACCGTTGCCGAAGACGGGGCCATGACGTGTCGCTGGGTAATGCCTTATCAGAACAGCGGCAAGGTCTCGCTGCTAAACCTCAGTGCCGCGCCGGTGGACGCCGAATTGGTCGTCCAGACCGGCAACTGGAACTGGGATGATCGCTCGATGTATTTCCACGCTGGATGGCACGGCCAGTACCCGGTGCCGACTCGTCCGTATTCGGATTGGAATTACGTCACCCTGAAAGGTCGTGGTGTGTACGTCGCCGATACACTGACAATCATGAACCCGGTCGAAAGATGGTGGGGCGAGGGTGATGAGAAGATCTGGGTCGATGGAGATGACTTTCCATCAATATTTGGAACGGGAACCGAGGATTACTACGCCTATTCATGGGGCGGTGTCAGCACTGACTTCTATGAGCACCCATTTCATGCCCAACCGCGTGCTCACGAATACAACAAATTGAACCGCAAGCCTGCGGCGGAGGCGTTGGTTCGCAACACGCATGGTTACAGCGTCGAGAGCCGTAGTCGTGCGTTGGATACGATGCCCTTCGGCAGTTCGCTGCAGTTGGATATGGAGGTGTGGTCCTGGACGGACTGCGAGATGGGATATGGCGTCGGCATGTCTTGGTATGGATTTGCGGACACCGATTCCAACCGCAAACCAGAACCGGTCGAGGTGCGCAACGTTCCGCCAGTGCCGGATCTCAACATCGCTCCCGCGGTCTCCTCTGCTCATTCGTTCAAAGACTCCGTCGAGATTGTTCCCGAACAAGTTCTGTCGAAGACGGCCGGGACCGCGCTGAAGATGCAGGACTTGAAAAGGATGAAGTTCAAGGGCAAGTGGAATCTTGGCACACATCAGTTATTCAAAGGCGCTCACGTCGGTGACGCCATTGAAATTCGTATCCCGGCTGCCAGTGATGGTGCGGAAAGGTTGGCTTTGTATGCCACGAAATCGAATGACTTTGGTGTTCTGCGTTTTTCGGTGAACGGAAAAACTGCTGGCGTGGAAGTCGATCTCTATGCCGCCAAGCCTGTCCCGACCGGCGCGATCGAACTGGGCGAGTTCGAGCCGGTCGAAAGTGCTTATGTGTTGCGAGTTGAGGTGGTCGGCAAGAATTCCAACAGCAAGGGCACATTCTTTGGCCTCGATTGCGTCACCCTGTCTTTGCCAACGAGTGAAAGCACGGACGTCAATCAATGAAAGAGAACTGCATCAAAGTGACTCGTGGGAACGCGCCTCAATCGAAGCAACAAGAGAGTCATCAGTCATGAGCATTGGGAAATTTGTAGCTACGCTTGGTATCTTGCTGGCGTTTGTAACGTTGGCCGTGGCCGATGAACGCTACGTGCTGCGGTACGACGCGCCGGCCAACGACAATTTTGAAAAGTCGTCGAAAGGAAAACCCAAGGGGCTCGGCTTCATCCAGACGGCGCTGCCGCTGGGCAACGGTCGGTTGGGGGCCATGTTTTCCGGCGGTATCGATACCGAGCATCTGCTAATCAATGACATCACGTTGTGGATGAACGCCAAGCGTGGACAGGATGCGGTTGCGCAGTCCGGCACTCGTGTCGTTGCACCGGCGGACTTTGAGACGGTTCGGAAAACCTACCGAGAAGGAAAATTCGGTACCAAGCCAGGCAGCATGGAAAGCGTGTCGACGAAGTATCTCAGCAGCACCGAGCCGCTGGGGAACTATGCACCGTTTTCCGATCTGTTGATCTCCACCGGACACGATCGGGCATCGATCCGCGACTACCATCGCTCGCTCGATTCACGTACTGGCCTGGGAACCGTCAGCTATTCGGTAGGCAACGGGACATTCACCAGAGAGTTCTTCTGCAGCTATCCTCACGATGTGGTGGTGGCCCGCTTTACGGCCGACGATGCAACGTTGAACTTGACGATCCAGACCACCACTAAGCATCAGGTGGCACATGTGAAGGCTGCGGGCAACCGGATCACTCTTAGCGGTAAAGCGAAGATGGTTCAGGACGATGTCGAGTTCATGCAAATCGTTCAGGTCGATGCCGGGGACGCCGAAATTTCGCCGCAAGCTGATGGCTCGATCAAGATCTCCGGCGCTAGCGATGTGAAGATCTACTTGGCGGGCTATTGCGACTATCTGCCGGTCTATCCGTCATTCAAAGGACGTGACTACCAAGTGGATTGCGAAAAGGCAATCTCGGCGGCGGCCGAGATTGGGTTTGGTGCTCTTAAGCAGTCGCATGTCGCCGATGTTTCTTCGCACATGAATCGCTGTCGTTTGAAGCTGGATTTTGAACCGTCCAGATTGACCACCGATAAACTCGTTTCCAGCGATGGCAGTTTGGAACTTGAAAATCTGTACTTCAACTACAGTCGTTACTTGCAGTTGAGTTGCTCACGCGGCGCACCGGTTCCTTCGAATCTGCAGGGAATTTGGAATGCAGACCTCAAGCCGGCGTGGAATTGCGACTACCACACCGACATCAATGTGCAGATGAATTTCTGGATGGTTGATCCCGCGAATCTGTCGGAGTCGTTTGGTCCGTTTGCTAAGTGGACGAAGATCGTCGCGGAATCAGGCGCGCACACTGCCCGAGAAACCTTTGGCGTCGATAAAGGCTGGAGCATGGGGCTGAACGGCAATGTCTTTGGCTTCACCGCACAGAATGTTCACGGCCGGCGCAATCAGCAGGCCGGGCACTGGCTTTGCCAGAACTTGTTCGATCACTATGCCTTCAATAAAGATCGTGCCTACCTCGAAGAAATTTATCCGATCCTGAAAGGCGCCGCGGAGTTTTTTGTCGAGTATCTCGCACCTTGGAAGGACGGCACCCTGGTTGTCTATCCCACCTGGTCGCCCGAAAACACTTACCTGACCAAACAGCACGGCAAATTGAACAAGCAGGCTTACGGCGCGTCATGGGATCAGCAACTCGTACTGAATCTATTCACCGACTGCATCGAAGCGTCCACAGTTCTTGGATGTGACGAGTCGTTCCGCAGAACGCTGCAAGGCATGATTCCGAAGCTTTGCCCTCAAAAGATTGGTCAGTACGGTCAATTGCAGGAGTGGCCAGAGGACTGGGACAACCCAAAGGATACGCACCGCCATATCTCTCATTTGATCGCGCTGCATCCCGGTCGGGATATTTCGCCACTGACAACAAAAGAGTTGTATCAGGCGGCTCTGGTTACGATGAAGCATCGGGGCGACGAGTCGACCGGCTGGAGCACCGGTTGGAAGACTTGTTTCTGGTCGCGTCTGCACGATGGCGACAGGGCGCACAATATCTATCGATTCCTGACTTCCCAACGAGCTTACCCCAACCTGTTTGATTTTCATCCGCCGTTCCAAATCGACGGTAACTTTGGTGGCGCGGCAGGCGTGTGCGAAATGTTGTTGCAGAGCCATCTGCGCAGCGTGAATGTAGATGCGAAGACAATCGAAGGAGCGGCGTTTGTCGCGTATCAAATAGATCCGAAGGAGCCGACGCATTTTGTTCCGGTTGTTCCGGACGAATCACTTGCCGACGCACCGTATATCCTGCACCTGCTGCCCGCGTTACCGTCGGTCTGGCCTAGTGGGAAGATCAATGGGCTGAAAGCGGGGGCGGTTTTGAAGTCGACATCCAGTGGGAAAACGCGGCGCTGGTTCGGGCTACCATTCGGGCGTCACGAAACGGTGAATTTCGTATTTATGCTGGCGGTGAACTGAGCGAAGTGGTTTCGCTTGAAAGTGGTGAGTCTATGGTCTGGCCGCTCGTTCAATAGCACACGAATCAATTTATCAAACGCTCGATGGAGCGGAGTCACTCAATGTTTCGATCCAACTTGTTCTTCCTGGTTTCTTGTCTTCTCACCTTGCCGCTTCAAGCAGATACCAAGAGTGATTCGAGCTACACAAATGAAATCTGGTTCCGGCAGCCGGCAACTGAGTGGACCGAAGCGTTGCCGATCGGCAACGGGCGTCTTGGGGCCATGGTTTTTGGCGGTATCGACCAGGAACGGTTGCAGCTCAATGAAGACACGCTCTGGTCCGGCGGCCCCCAATGTTACGACAATCCGGATGCTTACCAGCATCTCGCGACCGTTCGTGATCTGCTTCAGCGAGACGAGTATGCCGAAGCCGAAGCGATCGCACAGCAGATGTTGGGGCGTCCGAAATACCAAGCAGCCTATCAGCCGTTGGGGGATCTGTTTCTGGATTTTGATCACGGTGATTCAAATGATCAATCACCGAGTGACTATCGGCGTGAATTGAATCTTGACAACGCCATCAGCACTGTAAGCTATCAAGTCGGTGCAGCACGTTTCACTCGAACCGTGTTTGCATCGCATCCAGACGAAGCGATTGTGATGCATCTGGATTGCGACCAGCCAGGGAGAATCGCGTTTGATTTGTTCATGGACAGTTCCCATGTGTTTCAGTCGGAAACACCATCCAACGACACGCTTTTGTTGACAGGCCAAGTCGCGCCGCGGGGTGAAAGCAAACTGAGCGGGTCCAGAAGTTTGATCGCGCCGTGGGACGGTCCTGGTTTGAAATTCGCTGCCCTAGTGAAAGTGAAGGCCGACGGCGGAACGGTTGTATCGCGCGGCGGAAAAATAACGGTTCGCGA harbors:
- a CDS encoding glycoside hydrolase family 172 protein, whose translation is MNMIFKTACFFSAVMALSVLAGQSQEPVSVDSLLNEMVDRDAVARYPEKDFRLKQHSSYNRASKTPDEPAGWFNNKDNNTRDKDKCFVRIEENNGRKEWVLMDHEGPGAIVRTWVPWRGHSDASTDVKMRIYLDGDDEPVLEGNMLSMFDGSGLFPYPFAHPSLRSAVNFFPIPYAKGCKVTTDQMPFFFQITYREYDESTPIKTFTMEEFESAKELTEKTGKLLLNPGSGTGQEIPESAGPKVLVTSATIDAGGEQSLDLPAGTAAVREVSVKLGSYQDPNVTRQVVLKIEFDGKETVWCPIGDFFGSGIGLNPVQGWSSTVAEDGAMTCRWVMPYQNSGKVSLLNLSAAPVDAELVVQTGNWNWDDRSMYFHAGWHGQYPVPTRPYSDWNYVTLKGRGVYVADTLTIMNPVERWWGEGDEKIWVDGDDFPSIFGTGTEDYYAYSWGGVSTDFYEHPFHAQPRAHEYNKLNRKPAAEALVRNTHGYSVESRSRALDTMPFGSSLQLDMEVWSWTDCEMGYGVGMSWYGFADTDSNRKPEPVEVRNVPPVPDLNIAPAVSSAHSFKDSVEIVPEQVLSKTAGTALKMQDLKRMKFKGKWNLGTHQLFKGAHVGDAIEIRIPAASDGAERLALYATKSNDFGVLRFSVNGKTAGVEVDLYAAKPVPTGAIELGEFEPVESAYVLRVEVVGKNSNSKGTFFGLDCVTLSLPTSESTDVNQ
- a CDS encoding glycoside hydrolase family 95 protein; translated protein: MSIGKFVATLGILLAFVTLAVADERYVLRYDAPANDNFEKSSKGKPKGLGFIQTALPLGNGRLGAMFSGGIDTEHLLINDITLWMNAKRGQDAVAQSGTRVVAPADFETVRKTYREGKFGTKPGSMESVSTKYLSSTEPLGNYAPFSDLLISTGHDRASIRDYHRSLDSRTGLGTVSYSVGNGTFTREFFCSYPHDVVVARFTADDATLNLTIQTTTKHQVAHVKAAGNRITLSGKAKMVQDDVEFMQIVQVDAGDAEISPQADGSIKISGASDVKIYLAGYCDYLPVYPSFKGRDYQVDCEKAISAAAEIGFGALKQSHVADVSSHMNRCRLKLDFEPSRLTTDKLVSSDGSLELENLYFNYSRYLQLSCSRGAPVPSNLQGIWNADLKPAWNCDYHTDINVQMNFWMVDPANLSESFGPFAKWTKIVAESGAHTARETFGVDKGWSMGLNGNVFGFTAQNVHGRRNQQAGHWLCQNLFDHYAFNKDRAYLEEIYPILKGAAEFFVEYLAPWKDGTLVVYPTWSPENTYLTKQHGKLNKQAYGASWDQQLVLNLFTDCIEASTVLGCDESFRRTLQGMIPKLCPQKIGQYGQLQEWPEDWDNPKDTHRHISHLIALHPGRDISPLTTKELYQAALVTMKHRGDESTGWSTGWKTCFWSRLHDGDRAHNIYRFLTSQRAYPNLFDFHPPFQIDGNFGGAAGVCEMLLQSHLRSVNVDAKTIEGAAFVAYQIDPKEPTHFVPVVPDESLADAPYILHLLPALPSVWPSGKINGLKAGAVLKSTSSGKTRRWFGLPFGRHETVNFVFMLAVN